A window from Nothobranchius furzeri strain GRZ-AD chromosome 17, NfurGRZ-RIMD1, whole genome shotgun sequence encodes these proteins:
- the isca1 gene encoding iron-sulfur cluster assembly 1 homolog, mitochondrial gives MILTVNMSASLVRATVRAVNKRKILPTRAALTLSPAAVSKIRSLLQDKPEYIGLKVGVRTRGCNGLTYTLEYTKDKEKSDEEVLQDGVRVFIEKKAQLTLLGTEMDFVESKLSSEFVFNNPNIKGTCGCGESFNI, from the exons ATGATTTTAACAGTAAACATGTCTGCCTCCTTGGTTCGAGCGACCGTCAGAGCGGTCAATAAAAGAAAGATATTACCTACAAGAGCCGCTCTAACGCTC tCTCCAGCAGCTGTGAGCAAAATCAGATCGCTGCTTCAGGACAAACCAGAATAT ATTGGTTTGAAGGTTGGAGTGAGAACCCGCGGCTGTAACGGGCTGACTTACACACTCGAGTACACGAAGGACAAGGAGAAGTCAGACGAGGAAGTCCTACAGGAtg GCGTGAGAGTGTTTATCGAGAAGAAGGCGCAGCTCACCCTCCTGGGAACTGAGATGGACTTTGTGGAGTCTAAACTATCCAGTGAATTTGTCTTCAACAACCCTAACATCAAAGGCACGTGTGGCTGTGGAGAAAGCTTCAACATCTAA
- the psat1 gene encoding phosphoserine aminotransferase has protein sequence MEEKQIVNFGPGPAKLPKSVLLQAQKELLNYSGLGISILEMSHRSSDFNKILNKTESLLRELLNIPGNYKVLFLQGGGSGQFSAVPLNLIGLKGDRCADYLVTGTWSAKAAKEAEKYGKVNVVHPKLHSYTKIPEPSSWTLTPSASYVYYCCNETVHGVEFSFTPEAKGVELVCDMSSNFLSRPVDVSKFGLIFAGAQKNVGCAGVTVVIVREDLLGHALKECPVVLDYKVQAEMSSLYNTPPCFSIYITCLVLEWIKNNGGSAAMEMLNKQKSSRIYDIIDSSNGFYVCPVDVSCRSRMNVPFRVGRKDGDEALEKKFLDGAHERGMISLKGHRSVGGIRASLYNAVTLEDAEALADYMTHFLREHHYK, from the exons ATGGAGGAGAAACAAATCGTTAATTTCGGCCCTGGACCAGCAAAACTCCCCAAATCA GTGCTGCTCCAAGCACAGAAAGAGCTCTTAAACTACAGCGGATTAGGTATCAGCATCCTCG AAATGAGTCATCGATCGTCAGACTTCAACAAAATCCTCAACAAGACAGAAAGTCTCCTCAGAGAGTTGCT AAACATCCCAGGAAACTACAAGGTGCTGTTTCTGCAGGGCGGCGGGTCCGGGCAGTTCAGCGCAGTTCCTCTCAACCTCATCGGCCTCAAAGGGGACAGGTGTGCCGATTACCTGGTAACCGGCACGTGGTCGGCAAAGGCGGCAAAAGAAGCAGAGAAATACGGAAAAGTCAACGTTGTTCACCCAAAGCTGCATAGCTACACGA AAATCCCCGAGCCCAGCAGCTGGACCCTGACCCCCTCAGCCTCCTACGTGTACTACTGCTGCAACGAGACGGTTCACGGAGTAGAATTCAGCTTCACACCTGAAGCAAAGGGGGTGGAGCTAGTCTGCGACATGTCCTCCAACTTCCTGTCCCGTCCTGTAGACGTGTCGAAG TTTGGGCTCATTTTCGCGGGGGCTCAGAAGAACGTGGGCTGTGCGGGAGTCACGGTGGTCATCGTCCGCGAGGACTTGCTGGGCCACGCTCTGAAGGAGTGTCCCGTCGTTCTGGACTACAAGGTTCAGGCCGAAATGAGCTCGCTTTACAACACGCCGCCATGTTTCAG CATCTACATCACCTGTCTGGTTCTGGAGTGGATCAAGAATAATGGCGGCAGCGCTGCCATGGAGATGCTCAACAAGCAGAAATCCTCCCGGATTTATGACATCATCGACTCTTCTAATGGTTTCTATGT GTGTCCCGTGGACGTGTCCTGTCGAAGCCGCATGAACGTGCCGTTCCGTGTGGGGAGGAAGGATGGTGACGAGGCCTTGGAAAAGAAGTTTCTGGATGGAGCCCATGAGCGTGGGATGATTTCACTAAAAGGACACAG